The genomic DNA TGTGATCCTTCAGATCCTGCCAGCTGCCTGATGGAGGAAGTCCTAGGCATGGACAACATAAGAGGCCATATCCTTCAGCCATGTTAACTGACCTGTTAAGAGCCAGCAATACCTAGGGTCCCTTTCCCATCAATCACTCACTACTTTTAAATCCTGAGGATCCCCAAATCATAAACCGTAGGGACATAAATCCAGAAAAGAGTACTAAAGTATGTGTAGTAAACCACTGTAAGAAGCTGGTCCTAGGCTAATTTTCCAGAGACCAAGCCTTTCCAATGGAGCAAGAAGTCTACCCTATTATAGGTTTGATATCTCTGAGAGTCACAGCCTGCCTTTCTTTATCCTTCATATTAAATATCAAACTCCCAAGACTTtgagttctaatttttttccattatgaaaTTTATCAGTACCAACTGTTTCTTGCTTACTGGGTTCTCAGAACATAGGAATTTTGAAAGTATCCAATGAAGTAATAACCAAGGCGTAGCTGAAGGTAACAACACACCAAAAAATCTAAAGTTTTTCTTGTAGTAGTGAATGACTGACAAATTAAACAAAGTACCTTTTAAAAGATCACCAACATTCTTCAATACAGTGGGGGAAAAGGTAAGACTCAGACGCTAAAACTAGTCGGGAATTATACAACCCTACCTGATGTCATGAAAGGGAAATGTGCTCCTGCTCTCAAAGGCTGTGTTTACCGCTCACAGCTCAGGACTGCAGCCATTTCCTAATAGTTTTCTAAGCAGGATTTCAGAGCagcatggagagaaaaaaagatatgtatgACATCCTGAAGGAGGGAATAGAGTTCTGGGGTTAAATTACAAAGGGACACAAGATAGGCAGATACTGAGAGGATCACTGTTAAGCACCACGGGAGTCTGTTGTGACAGTGTGAAATTCCTATCTAAGAAAGTGCCAAGTTCTTCAATACATTTCACTCCACCATGGTCTTAAAATGCCCCTGTAATGTGCAGAGGGCCCCAGGTCTTCACCACtgtattaatattttgaaaagatgcATACACCTCTGAGCTTGCCTCAGATGCATACACCTCTGAGTTTCATCACTTGTGAACATTTCATTTAGACATTTCATTCTATATCATTCTATATTCTGCAAAACAATCCCTAAAActtaaagttgttttgttttctcttttgtataaTTCCAAAGCCACCACCAAAATCTGGTGTTTTTCACGATCCAAGGCTGAACAGTTATTCAAATCTGGCTCCTGGAATGTCTAGCAAATCTGAAACCTAGTACATTCCAAAAGAAAACATCTATAGAATTCTAGCTCCAGGGTTTTGCCATCATCTTCCCTCTCAACAGTAGGAAACTCctttataaaaagcaaatttatggggacgcctgggtgcctcagttagttgagtgtctgacttcagctcaggccacgatctcacagttcatgacttcaggccccacatcaggctttgtactgagagcacagagcctggagcctgctttgagttctgtgtctccctctctctctgcccctccccttcatgctctgtctctctcttaaaaataaaaatgaacattaaaaaaaaaaaaaaggcaaatttatgTTCTACCAAGGCTGTACTACCAATGCAGTTTCATTTGCAAGATACCTGCCTGCCTCACTGGCAAGACTGCGGGGCTTCAGACTGTGCACAGTCTACTGAAAAGAAAGCCTGTGTTCCATGCAAAGTAACAGCTAACATTTCTTGGAGGCCAGACTGTGTGctaagtattttacatgcatCACCTTGTTCGGTTTGAAAAGAACATACCTGACACAAGAACTCGGAAATCAGATCTTCTTGTAGGAGGCCCATTCCTCCCACCGCGGGGCCACCCACCCCGACTGCCATAAGTCCTGGGGAACTCCACACGAAGCCGACACTGGCCATAATCGTAACCATTCCTTCCATAAATTGCATCCTCAGCATCTCTGCAAAGAAAAGTTTGTGGAGTTAGTGCTGCTCAGGAGGCTGACTGACTTCCCAGTGAGGGGCATGAGTAACAAGTATAAAAGGGAAACCTAGAATTGAGAAAAACAATCTTGATGCACTACTGCTTTGAAGATACTTCATGGTATTAGATTTAAACTTTACAGCTGTCCCACACAGGGTTTTCTAGATATGAAATGATAATGAAACAGTAAACAGATTACTTATAAGAGGATTCATTCAGAAAAAAGAATTGGCAGGTAAGTGATTTCATCAGTATATTTCTCTAACCCtgttagcagtttcttaaaatgccCTCCACACACTAGTCCTTTAATAATTAACAAGGATTGGTACCATCAAatctatagaaagaaaaatcatttaggggcgcctgggtggctcagtcggtcgagcatccgacttcggctcaggtcatgatctcacagtctgtgggtttgagccccgtgtcgggctctgtgctgacagttcagagccttggagcctgcttcggatcctgtgtctccccctctctctgcccctcccccgctctcactttgtcttactctgtctctcaaaaataaataaatgttaaaaaaaaaagaaaaagaaaaataatttaaaaagaaatcaggctctggggaggagcctgggtggctcagttaagtgtctgattcttgatttcggctcaggtcatgatctcacagttgtgggattgagccctatatGCAGCTCTGTcatgagcgtggagcctgcttgagattctctctctgcccctctatccCACtcggactctctccctctctcaaaaataaattcataaacttaaaaaatcagacTGAAATTAGTATTTTGTGAGGAATATGGAACTCTCTCATGTGTACTTTTTCAGCATGGTCTGGAAAACTAAGTTGTGGAGACCACTCTCTGGATACAGTTTTGCCAGAGAGGTAAATATTCAATGAAGTCACTTCCAGTCTTCCCTAGGGCTCTAGTAGAACCAAGCTGGTTCTCCAGCACTGGATTGGAGAAAGAATGGCCTCAGTGCTTGGAAGGACAAGCAGAGCCGAAGATGTACTAATGAAGGCATCATTCAGTTGTCACAGCACATAACTGCTTACCACAATTCTAGTCACCGCTTTAAAAGCAAGGACCACAACCAGTGCAAACCTGGCTATATTTATAATGaagtgaaggagaggcagaacTGCTAGGGTTGAAGAGCGGATTTCAAAGCAGACTGACCAGTTCCAATCATTACCCTACTTACTAATAGCCATCTTTGGGTAAGTGCTTTTATCAAGTTTTCACGTCTCTTAAATGTGAACAACATGCCTCCCTCACAGAGTTGTCATAAGGATTAAAGAAGGTACTATGTGTGCAGTGCTCTCATGATATCAAAAGATAGCTTTTCTATtatgaaagaaaggagggaagagatgACAATGCAGCACATCACACAGGAAGTTTGTGTTCTAAAGGGcagcagggggggggggttcaaATCCTACCTTGATCCCTTACTAGCATTCTCTTTTATCAGCAACTCTAAATCCCCAGTTTCTTCATTCATAAGATGTGGCTAACACTACCTCTTTTATAAGTTGTTGAAAACGCTAAAGTGGTACTTGACACATAGTGACTTCAAAAAACACACCGGAACAGTTACAGAGGTGCAAGTTCCAGTTTCAGTGTGAAAATGCCCAGTTCCGTTTTTGAGGCAAATGGCAGCTCTGTGGGGATCATCAAAGCCTCAGAGCGCTTCCTACCTCCTCCACAGATGCCCTCCTGGCCCCATACCACTACACCAGGTAGGCCAGACACCCTAAAGCCAGTCCTTGCAGCAAAGCCCGCCCGGCGCACACTAGGTAAAGCATTCCCTGGGTCAATGCTGGGAAACACTGGGCTCTCGTTTACCCCGGGTGGAGTGGCCAGTCCAAGGCGGCGGCTTCTGGGAACCACCAACCGCAGTTCTGAAAGTTCCCAGACCTTTTCTGGCCATCAGGCCTACAAAGTTTGCAAAATCAGAAAGACCCCTTTGAGCCAGTTTAGGGACCAAATGCTTGGGGCCCTAAGCATCTAGCGGTGTCTCCCTCAGAGGCGTGGAGTGAAAtcagacaccccccacccccgaccactTTGGAAGTTCTTCCAAAGCCCTGGTGCTTTTAGAAGCACAAGGCCGGGACCTTGTGAGGAGGGGCGCGCGCAGATGGAGATCTGGGCCATCACAGAGACCCCCTTTCACCCTCCAAAGGCAACCACATCCCGCAGTCTGTTCCCCGCTAACGGCGAGTtctggctggggggaggggtgggcagggagggcgcCTGGCCACTTCTGCTCTTCACCGAGTCCGAGTCCTCTCCCGGGGGGGTCCGGGCCCAAGGTGCCCTGGGCCGCTTCCCCTGAAGGCTGCCCCTCCAGCCGTGAGGGAGAGAACGGTCGCGTGTACCGTCCCCGAGGCCTGTCTGGGCGGGCCTGGGCCCTCCACAGGcccagcttttgttttttaaataaagtaaaaaaataatcctaGAGGAAGTGACGACGGAGCAAAGGACGGCCAGAGCGGGCGGTGAGAGGCCTCATCCTCCACCCGGGGGCGCCGTAAGGGGTCTGcgctgaggggggaggggaggccccacaggggaggagggaaggcggGGGCCCGGGGTctcgggcgggcgggcgggcggagcGGGGCCTCACCGGGGGTCCTCGAAGCGCACGAAGGCGAAGGGCACGAGGCCGTGCCGGTTCTTGAGCTCGATCTCGCGGATGCGGCCGTACTTGTAGAACAGGTCCTCCAGATCCTTCTCGCGCACGTCGGTCGGAAGGTTCCCCACGTAGATGCGCCCGTCTCCCTCGCCGCCGCGCTCGTCCGCCCAGCCCGACATCCGCACCGCCCGACGCCGCGGGCCCGCCGCAGCCCacgtcgccgccgccgcctcagCCGGGGTCCCCCCGCAGCGTCCCCGCGGGCTCGGAGGCGCTCAGCCGCACTGCATTGTGGGAACGGCGGAGCGGAAGCGAAGGGGTCGACGGAGGCAAAAAGAATCGTCTTAAAGGGGACGCGCTGCGATGACCGCGCGTGCGCGCAGGCCGGCGCCCCCTGTAGGCGCGTGCGGGCTCGAGGGcgactagagagagagagattggagtcCCGTGAATTGGGTTCGATTCCCAGAATTCCTTGAAAGCAAGTCACTCGCCTAATTAGTGCACTTGGGCAAGTGACTCAGGCTtcctaggcctcagttttctgcCTCTGTAGCGCCGCCTGCCTCACAGGCTTTTGAGAGCATTCCCTGTGGCGACGCGGGCAGCGGTCGGAAGGGACCCCGCGGACTGTCACTCTGCTTGCGGGGCGccggagggagggagccaggtcCGGGCCGCAGGCCGACCACGCTGCGGTCTGAAGGAGTCCCGGACAGTGGGCTGGGTGGGGCTGTCGCGGCCCTCAGACTCAGGTCAGTAGCCCTCTGGGTGACCCTGCCCCCATTTAACACTTGCTTAGAACTGAGGTCTAAGAACTGACGGGGAACTAAAGTGGGTGTGAGAGCTGAGATGGCCTCCGAAGCGTGGGCTGTGACATTCAAGGGAGACACGGAGGGAGTGAAAGAGTCTTTATCTCAGCTGTCGTTATAGAGTGCTTTAATCCTCACCGGGGATGGAGGGATTCCAGtgttacaggtgagaaaactgaggggaTCAGGATTAGAAGCCGAAGCCGTGCCCCCCACCTGTGGGCCGAGCCTTTCAGGAGCTCGGGTAGACACTCACGTCGGCACTTTTTCACATTTACTTCCCATAGTTCAGGGCACTGAACGTGGGGACGCTCCAGAAATAGAGGCCTTGCATCACAAGAGTCTTGATCGAAAAAGAGCTTTCATATTAAAAACGAAACCTCTGTGGATTGATGCATAATGGGCAGATAGGCGAAAGCAAACAGCGGAATGTTAACTGTGGAATCTAGACGGTGGGTGCGTTCAGTCTGTTCAGCGCACCATTCTTTAAACCTTTTTGTACGTCTGGAAATTTGCATAACAAATGGGGCAGGTATGAAACTTGTTAAAAACAAACTCTGGTGTTCGTGTTCTGCCCCGGTcgccaaaaaaaccaaaaccaaaaaaaacccaactctgtTAATGTTAGCAATGAATAGCAACGGAATAAAAccaaacatttaggggcgcctgggtggcttagttggttaagtgtccgtctttggctcaggtcatgatctcacagttggtgatttCCTGCAAGCATCAGGCTAtttgctttcagcacagagcctgcttaagatcctctatCCTCcgactttctctctgcccttaccccactctctctcaaaaataaacattaaaaaaaatttaatatgaagGTAGAGTAGTTGATTTGTAGTTATACCACCTCTGAgccttttaaaatcaaaacagaggggagcctgggtggcgcagtcggttaagcgtccgacttcagccaggtcacgatctcgcggtctgggagttcgagctccgcgtcaggctctgggctgatggctcggagcctggagcctgtttccgattctgtgtctcctctctctctgcccctcccccgttcatgccctgtctctctctgacccaaaaataaataaacgttgaaaaaaaaataaaaaaataaaatcaaaacagaaattaGGCACTCACGCATAACTACTGAGTGTATATCCTTTTTGAAAGGCAGATTGTGATGGTATACATCAGTCCCTGATAATATACATATACCTTTTGGTCCAGTAATGTCACTTGTAGGATTTTATCATCaggaaatatgaaaatgttaCAGTAAATTATGTTCATTGCATTTTGTGcagttaaaaaaatggaatgCTTGATAATAAGGGAGTGGTCCAACATAATATTGAATGttacacaatttttaaatgatattttgaagGATGCTAAGGTCATGCTAATTTagttataattaaaatgaatttaaaatggtgtttaggggagtctgggtggctcagtcagttaagcacccaactcttgatttcggctcaggtcatgatctcatagttcgggagtttgagccccacatcaggctctgcactgatggtgcggagcctgcttgggattctctctctctttctctctctgcccctcccctgcttgcactctctctctcaaaataaattttattttaaaaaataaataagatggtgtttaatatgtacattatacacatgtaaatatatattctcaAGGAATCTATTAAACTGGTTGATACCAGTTGTTTCTAAAGAATACAATTGTGGGCATTTTCACTTTAGACCTTACACATTTCTGTAAAGCTGAATATAGTTACTGCaactctgtttcatttttatattctgggaaaaaaaagtaaacaaaaatttaagcAGTGTTGCCCAGTTCTGTTCaagggaatacacacacacacacgcacacacacacactggagaagggaaaaaatatatgtgtgtgtgtgtgtgtgtgtatatgtatatatatatacacacacacatatatatacattacttGTAacaaaaaagcatagaagaaaaTAACTCCAAATGTTTGTGGAGATACCTTCTTGTTGGAAatgatttctatatttttatttatgcttttccGTATTTATCAAATTTGTATTTGGCATGTACTACTTTTATAATTGGAACAAAGCacaataaattatttctaaaataaaacagaaccatCTGTTGTATTCTGGATTATGTAAAGCTTCTAGTTGTTCTTTGCTAGCCTTCAGAAGTCAAGCAGGAAAGGGCCCTGGCCAAATATGACCTTGAGTCTAAGTACAAAGCCTTACTTATAGGAGCTTACATATCCTAAAGGCATCCACAAGTCCAGATGCCTTCCCATTTTGGGGGTATGTTTAGGTGTGTTAATACCTCTTTCTGAGTCCTGCCACTCCTACATGGTTGTTGCCTGGAAagaccaaaccaaaaaaaaaaaaaaaaaaaaaaaaaaaaaagctattggaGTCAGCTAAGTAGCCTACTAGTACTCTAGGTGGAAGATTgcttataaataataatgattcaGCATATATTGTACAAAGTCCTAAGGCATGCAATCCCCAGAGGGATTCATACCTAGCCTAGAAAATATGCCCTTATGTGGAGATACGGCAACTACAGCCTTCCTAGATTAGAAGGAACACAGCTAAATTTCTAGGGGTCGTTTATGATTATCCATGGAACCCCAAAGGGTAgagttttttttctgtgaattcagGTACTAACCTTTGCAGTTTAGAACACAAATGAGGCCAGAATTATAGCTTAATGCTTAAAGGGCTCATGGGTTCCATTCTCTACTAAGGCCACAGACCCTAGGCAGGGATGTGCTTTTGAGCTTTTGCTTATTTAGTTATTCAGCACCATTGAGTCCATTGCTATAGTTTAGGCCCTGTAGGAGGCCCATGGCATGTGGTAATACAATTCTGTCCTCAAAGTATATTTCAAGTTGTTATTCAAACAGCCATTGAGAGCCCAGTTGCAATAAAGGTAAACTGCTGTGAGACCGCCTAACACAGTCTTCAAGATTATAAGAAAGGCTTGCAGGAGATGTTTAGGTTGAGCCCTGAAAGACAGTAGGAGTTAATCGTAGGGAAAAAGGGGtggatttttcaggaaaaaaggaCAGCACGACAAATCACCTCCATAGAAGAGAGAACACCAcaggagtgcctgtgtggctcagttggttaagcatgcaacctaggctcaggtcatgatctcacatttcttcggttcaagccctgcatcagcctctgcactgacagcacagagcctgtttcagatcctcaatctccctctttctctgcccctcctctgctcactctctctctcaaaaataagtaaacattaagaacagAGCACATCAGACCCGGGGCAATCCCCACTGCCCTACGGTATAGCTGAGCAGAGGGTTCAAGTGGGGAAGATGGGGACAAGGAGCTGGCTGGGGCTTGCAAAGCCTAGTAGACCATGTTATAGAGTGTGGACTCTACTGAAAGCAGTGAGTAGCCATGAAGGGTTTTAAGGAGTTATGCTGGGATGAGATCTTTTCAGAAGGAAGTGACAGTTGAGCAGATTAGAGATATGGAGTGGGAGTTACAGAGTCTCTGGGAGGAGACCAAGAGCTAATTTGACTAGAGGGCAGCTGCAGGATagtagggaaaggaaagggagtgAAGGAGAGGTGTGGCAATAGCTGCcataatggggggtggggggaggaggagaatctTGGGCAGAGATGAGAGACCAGAAGTCTCTGTAGTAAGTATTGCTATGTAATTGCAGTGTAAACCCCCTCCTGTGACTTCATAGATTCCTTCATTTAAAGCTACATTGTCCACTAATGATTTTGGAGTTGGATTTTTATTGTTCTGGGAAGATATGACAATGTAGTCAGATTAACCTAAAGGTGAGTATAGGCAAGAACAGGGATAGCCCCAAATGGCCCATTGACTAGCAGGTTACACAGAGAAGTAACATGGGAGCTGGCACAGGGAGACACCAGTTGGGAGACTGTGGCAGTCCTCCAAGCAAGAGATGTCAGTGGCCTGATGTAAGGTGATAGATACTAAGGAGATGGGTTATCTCAAGGAAAAGATATCATAAGGACATGGGAGATGAGATAGGTTGGGTGTGGGGCCTGAGAGAAGAGGAGTCCAGGTTGATTTCCAAGTCTCTGGCTTAGAGAACTGGTTATGCAATAGTAGcattctaaaatgggaataaagcaGGAGGTGATCTATAGGGGATGGACGATGATGATGAGTTCAGATGTGTATGGAAAACATAAAGAAGGATAAGAAATGTGATGGCTCTAGGCTCTATGTGTCCACTGAAAACAGAATTCCAGGTGCATGACCTAATGATGGTGGATGGGCATCAGAGTCCTCAGATACATGGGATAGGACTGCTGTTCCCACAGGGATAAGCTTTCACCTAAAATACATAGGAGCTCAATAATGTCAATCATTCGTACCATGAAGATAAGAATGGCACCAATGGAACTATCTTCATCTTGAAGACTTTCATCTTGGCAGACTATGAAGAGTTAATGTATTTCCCACAGCAAGCCGTTCACTCCCTACTAGCGAGTAGGGCAGTGCaccccaaaaaataataaaacaattatcaGTAGGGATAAAACATTCTGCGAACCAGCCCATCtggttttctccctttccctatgACATCAGTTCCCTCTGGCATGccaacaaaatgttttcttctgtgtcAGGCTCAGTCATGAGTTTCTCCCAGACTCTGGTCCTTGGGAGCAGTGGACTGAAGAAGTGATGGGGGAGTAGACCATTGGTGGGAAAATGAGTCATCTGAGAAAAACTGGTCCAGGCTGCCAGGGAGAGCTGTGGGTTGTGTCACTGTGGAACATGTGCCTAGTCACATCACCCAGGGAGCCTTCTCTTTGTTATTCTTTGCCACTGTATTTGTGTGATggagtaaaataaaacatattctgCAGAGGTCCCTAATAGAGAAATTTGCTgtgcaggggaggaaggggagaagcagcagcagactAGGTTTGGAGAGGGTTTGGATGGGGGTGCAGAGAGCTTTCAGGAAGCAAGTGCCACGTGTGGGAggatgagaagaggaaaaagatagGAAAGATAATTCAAGAAGATTTGCAGTGTGTTGTGAATATTATTCCCCTTTGTTGTCTCCTTAAGAGACTGCAGAAAATtcttagtatttgtttttcaattatttttggaTAAGCTGATGTTTCTTTGAATGTGACCATCCAGGTAGGAACCCTGGTTTTACATGAGGAGGTACATTTAAAGCAGTGAGCATACTGAATTTGTAACAgctttgttgctttatttttgtcaGCTTGCTCTATTCTGAGATGGAGTGTTCAAATAGCTTGTCATATCAGGGCTTCTTTGTCTTGGATTCAGGGGCATCAGGGACCAGTCAATGacgactgccccccccccacacacacacatacactcaacTCCCACCCCAATCTTTCAACATTGTAAAAGTTGTAAAGTCAGATGTAAAGGATTGCACATTgaaaaaagagtctttttttcTGGGGAGAATAGCCATGTGATGCTGTCCAATCGAACTTTGTATGATGATGGGAACATTTTATATCTAAGTTCTGTGTGGTAACCATTAGCCACAtttggctattgagcacttgaaatgtaagAACTCCAAGTAAGATACTGAACTTTTCCTTGTGTTTAATTGTAATTAGTTAATATGACTTTAAATAGCCAAATGTGGCCAGCAGCTACCATATAGGATGGTGCAGTTCATCATTCTCAAAGGTCACACCCCCCATaaaaggttaagaaccactgagACCAATCACTTCCCTTTACAGCCATGTTAtgttggcacatagtaggtgctgttaaataacaacaacaaaaacaaatgttaaagatctaaatactttattttttttaatttttggtttttttaattttatttttgagggggggggggagagagagagagacagagagagagagagagacagggagagagagggagagggaatgagtggggaaggggcagagagagagggagacacagaatccgaagcagactccaggctctgagctgtccacacagagcctgacacaaggcttgaatccatgaactgtgagatcatgaccagagctgaagttggatgcttaaccagctgagccacccagtgcccctgactttagttttttaactttatttattttttagtaatctctgcacccaacgtgggtcaaactcaagaccccaagatcaagagtcacatgccactctgaggcagccaggcacctctctaattggctttattaatcaattcatgaatcaggcagcatccagtCTAGCTAGTAAACAAGAATTCCAAAGGGCTATAtaagaggaaacatttttaaaggtagagagggagtggaaaaaagcaaattattagcaaagaatccATTGTTTTAAGCAAAGTCATCCTCCTGAGGGGAACTGAAGGGGGCCTATCAGTAAATTTCCTTGTGTTAACCAGAAAATTCACatgttgactggttaaaggttcCATTTCtggggaggttgaaactgcagttacgTTAGGTGTTAAGTCTTGGTTTACTGACTTGGAGCCTTAACCTCAGTGACActattttgggcctgtggttttctttttaacagtgcTTAATAAACACCTGTTGACTTTATTAACTAGtacttaaaaaagatttattctaGCTCCAGAAAAGGGGTACTAAGGTACAAAATGACAGACTCTTCAAGTTCACCAAGTTTTGTTTTCTCAGCCCCAAATTCCTTACCCTCAACCCAGAAATTTTCCCTAAACATTCTCCACCCTATCACATACCTTTGAAACTTATTTCACAGCCGAATTAAACCAGAAACACAAGCAAAGGATTGAAAGGGTGTGAAATGATTAATGAGAGtgctaatgatttttttttgatgcagcaagaagatacatttatttaatagaaTCTTAATGTTTTTGGACTCAAATCAATTTTTTACTAAGCAGATTTCTAATGAGCTGTGTCAATATAATTTGGTAATggcacctcaaaaataaacactccttaaagctaaacaaacaaacaaacaaacaaatatgggAAATATCtggagattttatttaatttttatttatttattttcaatatatgaaatttattgtcaaattggtttccagacaacacccagtgctcatcccaaaaggtgccctcctcaatacccatcacccaccctcccctccctcccaccccccatcaaccctcagtttgttctcagtttttaagagtctcttatgctggagattttatttaagtaaaaaaaaaaagaagaagaagaagaagaagaagaagaagaagaagaagaagaaggaagagccGAGAAGCCACACATCCCTCTGTGCTAACACATGCACAGTAGCTGAACCTGCTTCTGTCTGGCTGAGGCTGGCTCTCCCCCTCAGTCAGCACACGTGCAGGGCTTCTGTCAATGTCACACTGACAAACATTCCCTGAAGCTAGGCAGCTGGGGACCAGTTTCTTTTGTTATTCCATCCTTTCTCTTGGGTTGCCAGACACACTCCTTGAAGGTACCTGCAGGAAACCAGATTTTTGTCCCATTTTGTCCAGACTTTTGCTTCTTCCCCAGCTCTAAGAGCCTACAGTGGTGCATGTAGTATCTGGGACATTGGTGGCTTCCCCACTGCTTGCCCACTtgacatttgttcattcattcaactgatatttattgagccACAGAACCGCCTGGTGCTGTCATGGGTGCCAGGGACAAAACAGTGAACAAGACCCAAACttgg from Prionailurus viverrinus isolate Anna chromosome D3, UM_Priviv_1.0, whole genome shotgun sequence includes the following:
- the SRSF9 gene encoding serine/arginine-rich splicing factor 9 — translated: MSGWADERGGEGDGRIYVGNLPTDVREKDLEDLFYKYGRIREIELKNRHGLVPFAFVRFEDPRDAEDAIYGRNGYDYGQCRLRVEFPRTYGSRGGWPRGGRNGPPTRRSDFRVLVSGLPPSGSWQDLKDHMREAGDVCYADVQKDGMGMVEYLRKEDMEYALRKLDDTKFRSHEGETSYIRVYPERSTSYGYSRSRSGSRGRDSPYQSRGSPHYFSPFRPY